Proteins encoded in a region of the Pelmatolapia mariae isolate MD_Pm_ZW linkage group LG16_19, Pm_UMD_F_2, whole genome shotgun sequence genome:
- the mid1ip1a gene encoding mid1-interacting protein 1A, protein MMMQLQETTTQKNSLFNAMNSFIGAVKNMDQTILLPSLLRDVPLDEDSQMSSLKSEEDEGDMYSYYQLLKSIRGEIEWGVRHGTSDETRKESMKVTRSHSSMSMSSLSSASSSEEEDEIEDENLQSQFQYHLTGLQMVLSKLTDQANSLTKRYKKELGIGGWGQ, encoded by the coding sequence ATGATGATGCAGTTGCAAGAAACCACAACCCAGAAAAACTCCCTCTTCAACGCCATGAACAGCTTCATCGGGGCCGTAAAGAACATGGACCAGACCATCCTGTTGCCCAGCCTGCTGCGGGACGTCCCGCTGGATGAGGACAGCCAGATGAGCTCCCTGAAATCAGAGGAGGACGAGGGGGACATGTACAGCTACTACCAGCTGCTTAAATCTATCCGCGGGGAGATCGAGTGGGGAGTCAGGCACGGCACCTCCGACGAGACGCGCAAAGAGAGCATGAAAGTCACTCGCTCTCACTCCTCGATGTCGATGTCCTCCCTCTCTTCAGCCTCATCATCCGAGGAGGAAGATGAGATTGAAGACGAGAATCTGCAGAGCCAGTTCCAGTACCATCTCACCGGGCTGCAAATGGTGCTGTCCAAGCTCACGGACCAGGCTAACTCTCTCACCAAGCGCTACAAGAAGGAGCTTGGCATCGGAGGTTGGGGCCAGTAG